A region of Rhodanobacteraceae bacterium DNA encodes the following proteins:
- a CDS encoding Toxin 1, PIN domain codes for MNRSVLVVDASIVLDLLARFRPQPLEALLWAEGTSLAAPELIDVEVLNSLRKLEARGAVPPARRADLPSQLRGLRIRKFRHAPLLDGIWSLRGHVTAYDAAYVVLAAALQAPLVTRDTRLAKAVKPMLDVLTP; via the coding sequence ATGAATCGTTCGGTGCTGGTGGTGGACGCTTCGATCGTGCTGGATTTGCTGGCGCGCTTCAGGCCGCAACCGCTGGAGGCCTTGCTGTGGGCAGAGGGTACGTCGCTGGCCGCTCCGGAACTCATCGACGTCGAGGTGCTGAACTCCCTGCGCAAGCTGGAGGCTCGTGGCGCCGTTCCGCCGGCGCGGCGGGCCGATCTGCCGTCGCAGTTGCGCGGCCTCAGAATCCGCAAGTTCAGGCATGCGCCACTGCTCGATGGCATCTGGTCGTTGCGCGGTCACGTGACCGCCTACGATGCGGCCTACGTGGTGTTGGCTGCGGCCTTGCAAGCCCCGCTGGTCACCCGTGACACGCGGCTTGCCAAGGCCGTCAAGCCGATGCTCGACGTATTGACGCCATGA